One Mycolicibacterium sarraceniae genomic window carries:
- a CDS encoding HAD-IIA family hydrolase, which yields MDGVLVREEHALPGAADFLARLIDKQRRFLVLTNNSIYTPRDLAARLARSGLDVPEEAIWTSAMATAAFLNDQLPGGSAYVIGEAGLTTALHEAGYTLTDTDPDFVVLGETRTYSFEAITKAVRLIGKGARFIATNPDVTGPSAEGPMPATGSVAAMITKATGREPYFVGKPNPMMFRSALNRIEAHSESTVMVGDRMDTDVVAGIEAGLETILVLTGSTTLEDVERYPFRPARVLPSIAEAIELI from the coding sequence ATGGACGGTGTGCTGGTGCGCGAGGAGCATGCGCTGCCCGGGGCTGCCGACTTCTTGGCGCGCCTGATCGATAAGCAACGCCGATTTCTGGTGCTGACCAACAATTCGATCTATACCCCGCGTGACTTAGCGGCCCGGCTGGCTCGTTCGGGTCTTGACGTGCCGGAAGAGGCCATCTGGACCTCGGCCATGGCCACCGCGGCGTTCCTGAATGATCAGTTGCCCGGCGGGTCGGCGTACGTCATCGGCGAGGCAGGGCTGACCACCGCGCTGCATGAGGCGGGATACACGCTGACCGATACGGATCCGGATTTCGTGGTGCTCGGTGAGACGCGCACCTACTCATTCGAGGCGATCACCAAGGCGGTCCGGCTGATTGGCAAGGGTGCGCGGTTCATTGCCACCAATCCGGACGTCACCGGGCCGTCGGCCGAAGGGCCGATGCCGGCGACGGGCTCGGTGGCCGCGATGATCACCAAGGCCACCGGTCGCGAGCCGTACTTCGTCGGCAAACCCAACCCGATGATGTTCCGCAGTGCGCTGAATCGGATCGAAGCACACTCGGAGAGCACGGTGATGGTCGGCGATCGGATGGACACCGATGTGGTGGCCGGTATCGAGGCGGGGCTGGAGACGATCCTGGTGCTGACCGGGTCGACGACGCTGGAGGATGTCGAGCGCTATCCGTTCCGGCCCGCGCGAGTGTTGCCGTCGATCGCCGAGGCGATAGAGCTGATCTAG
- a CDS encoding YraN family protein, which produces MTMLTRNQIGALGEQLAVEHLASLGLRIVARNWRCRYGELDVIAADADRAVVFVEVKTRTGDGYGGWEYAVTPVKVRRIRRLAGLWLAEQDQSWAAIRIDVIGIRIGRQRTPEITHLRGVG; this is translated from the coding sequence ATGACGATGTTGACGCGCAACCAGATCGGCGCGCTCGGGGAGCAGCTGGCGGTCGAGCACCTGGCCTCGCTGGGTTTGCGGATCGTGGCGCGCAACTGGCGCTGCCGCTACGGCGAGCTCGATGTGATCGCCGCCGACGCCGACCGGGCGGTAGTGTTCGTGGAGGTCAAGACCCGCACCGGTGACGGGTACGGCGGCTGGGAGTATGCGGTCACCCCGGTCAAGGTGCGCCGCATTCGTCGGCTGGCCGGGTTGTGGTTGGCCGAGCAGGACCAGAGTTGGGCGGCGATCCGCATCGACGTGATCGGGATTCGGATTGGCCGCCAGCGCACCCCGGAGATCACGCACCTGCGCGGGGTCGGCTGA